The genomic region GCGGAGAAGGTAGTCGAAGAGTTGGGAGACGCCGTTTCCTTCTACAAGATCGGCTACCAGCTCGTATTCGCGGGCGGTCTCGATTTCGCAAAAAGCCTTGTCGCGGCGAAGAAAAAAGTCTTCCTCGACATGAAGCTCCTCGATATCGACAATACCATTGCGAAGGGCGTCGAAAATGTCGCGAAAATGGGCGTTTCCATGCTCACGCTTCATGCCTACCCGAAAGCGATGCGGGCAGCAGTGGAAGCCGCAAGGGGATCGAACCTTTGCCTCCTGGGCGTTACGGTTCTGACCTCAATGGACAATGCGGATCTGCGGGAAGCCGGATATTCCGACGATGCGGAAACGCTGGTGCTGAAGCGGGCCCGTCAGGCGCGCGAGGCGGGCATGGGCGGCATCGTCGCTTCTGCCGTGGAGGCTGCAGCCATCCGTCAGGCGGTCGGCCCGGACATGGCCGTCGTCACGCCGGGCATTCGTCCAGCCGGTTCGGAAAAGGGCGACCAGAAACGGGTCATGACACCTGCCGACGCATTGAAAGCCGGAGCCAGCCATCTGGTCGTCGCACGCCCGATTGTCGGCGCGGCTGATCGGAACGCGGCGGCCCTTGCCATTCTGGAAGAAATGCGCTCGGTTGCATGAAAGAGTTACTGGAGGAGAGAGCATGACCAAAGCTTACTGGATTGCCCGCGTGGACGTCCGTGATCCCGAGCGATACAAGGACTATGTGTCGACGGCGAAACCGGCATTCGAGCGTTATGGGGCAAATTTCATCGCACGCGGCGGCAAGGCTGAAGCCGTTGAAGGGCCGGGTCGCGCCCGCAATGTGATCATCGAATTCGAGACCATGCAGCACGCGCTCGATTGCTACAATTCTCCGGAATATCAGGCGGCGAAGGCGATCCGGCAGACAGTCGCCGACGGCGAGATCATCATCGTCGAAGGTGTTTAGATCAAAGGGCCCCAAGGGCCCTTTTTATTTGCTATTCAAAGCCGAACCGGCGGATCGTGCCGTCCGGCAACTGTGAGATCAAGCAGTAACACCTTTCCGGCATGGGGATCGGACCGGCGGGCCTCATCGTCCAGGCCTTCATGGGCGCTCGTCACGATCAGCGCCGTCGCATCCGGCCCGACGAAAGCTGGGCACGATGGCTGGCCCACAGGCAGTGGAACGGAGCGGATCAGGCGGCCTTGCGGTGAATAGGCATTGAGCGATCTGCCGCCCCAGCAGGCATTCCACAGCGTACCTTCGGCATCAACGACCGAGCCATCGACACCGCCCTCTTCGGTTCGGTGGTGGAAGACGCTTTTGTCGGATACCGGCAATCCGGTTTCGGGGTCCGCATCAACCCGCCAGATGATGTTGCGATCCGTATCGGCAAAATAGGCGATCTTTCCGTCAGGGGAAAAGCAGATCGAATTGGTGATCGTGATGCCGGAAAACAGCTTTTTCACCTGACCTTCGCGATACCACCAGATGGAGCCTGCATCGGGTTCGGCTTTTTTGCCCATCGTGCCGATCCAGAACGATCCCGAAGGATGCACGCGCGCGTCGTTGGAGCGGGTGACTTCATTGTCTGCTTCAAGCGGATGGTGAAGGGTGAGGCGCCCGTTGGCGCGCTCACGAATGAACAGGCCATGTTCGCTGACGATCAACTGCCGGTCGCGGTCGATCACGGCGAGAGCGCTCGCTTTCATGCCGAGCGCATGGACGTGGGTTTCGCCGCTGTCCCAGTTCTTCTCGATCAGTTTCTGGCCGAGAATGTCGAACCACCAGACATTTCCGCTCAAGGGATCATAGCCGGGGCCTTCGCCCAGTTCTGCTACATGGTCGGCAAACAGCGTAGTTCTAACAACGGTCACATTTTCCTCCCGAAACGCCAGCAGCGATTTGCAGCTAAAGTGCCAGCATAGACAATGGATGAAAACTGATCCAGTTCAGCTTCACGCACTGAAAAGGCGCAAGCGAAGTCCGCGCGGATTGAGAGAAAGGACTATGTTGCCTGGTCATTCCGTTTTAGATTTCCCGCAACTTCGAATCGCGAGGAAATCATGGCTCTCAAAGTCGCGGTCCAGATGGACCATATCAGCACGGTGAATATCGCGGGCGATACCACATTCGCCCTTTCGCTCGAGGCGCAGAAGCGCGGTCATGAGCTTTACCATTATACGCCGGACCGGCTTTCGATGCGTGATGGCGTCGTTTCCGCCCGCCTCGAAAAGTTGGAAGTGCGCGACATCAAGGGCGATCACTATACGCTGGGCG from Brucella intermedia LMG 3301 harbors:
- the pyrF gene encoding orotidine-5'-phosphate decarboxylase, with product MTTTDLRDQLIVGLDVPTITEAEKVVEELGDAVSFYKIGYQLVFAGGLDFAKSLVAAKKKVFLDMKLLDIDNTIAKGVENVAKMGVSMLTLHAYPKAMRAAVEAARGSNLCLLGVTVLTSMDNADLREAGYSDDAETLVLKRARQAREAGMGGIVASAVEAAAIRQAVGPDMAVVTPGIRPAGSEKGDQKRVMTPADALKAGASHLVVARPIVGAADRNAAALAILEEMRSVA
- a CDS encoding DUF1330 domain-containing protein — protein: MTKAYWIARVDVRDPERYKDYVSTAKPAFERYGANFIARGGKAEAVEGPGRARNVIIEFETMQHALDCYNSPEYQAAKAIRQTVADGEIIIVEGV
- a CDS encoding SMP-30/gluconolactonase/LRE family protein; this translates as MTVVRTTLFADHVAELGEGPGYDPLSGNVWWFDILGQKLIEKNWDSGETHVHALGMKASALAVIDRDRQLIVSEHGLFIRERANGRLTLHHPLEADNEVTRSNDARVHPSGSFWIGTMGKKAEPDAGSIWWYREGQVKKLFSGITITNSICFSPDGKIAYFADTDRNIIWRVDADPETGLPVSDKSVFHHRTEEGGVDGSVVDAEGTLWNACWGGRSLNAYSPQGRLIRSVPLPVGQPSCPAFVGPDATALIVTSAHEGLDDEARRSDPHAGKVLLLDLTVAGRHDPPVRL